GTAATGGACTTCAAATGATCCATAATAATTTTTGAAGCATTTGGATCGAGTGACGCAATCGGTTCATCGCACAGGATGAGCTTTGGATTTTGAATAAGTGCGCGAGCAATGCCAACTCGTTGCTGCTGTCCCCCGCTTAACTGATCACAGCGTTTATAAGCATGCTCCTCGATTCCAAGTTTACGAAGAAGAAAAAAAGCATGCTCTTTTTCTTCTTCTGTAAACCTGCCAAGTACACCTTGCAGGGTGGACTTATAACCTAAGCGCCCGTGAAGAACATTTTCAATAACGGTTAGCCGTGGAACTAAATTATAATGTTGAAATACCATGCCAATATCCGTACGCAGCTGTCGCAATGCCCGTTTTTTTAATTTGGTTATTGGCGCATGATCAAAAACCACCTCTCCATCACTTATGGAAACCATCCGATTAATACAGCGCAGTAATGTAGATTTCCCTGCACCTGATGGACCGATAATGGAAACAAATTCTCCAGCTTTTACATTAAAAGAAATATCTTTTAGTACGGTTGTTTCGTTATTATACGATTTACTTAGCCCTGCAATTTGTAAAAATGCCATAATTAGGTTCCCTCCTATTAAAGTGAAACTTCATTTTGCAAAATCATATTTTCAGCTAGTTGGATTATTGAAGTTCACGAATCGGGTCAAACCACTCATCTTCTACTGGCGCAAAACGTTCTTTGTCCGATTTAAAGAACAATGCCGACCCCTCCGAATCTTCCGGTACAAAAATCCCTTCATTATCGGCTACTTCATCTGAGGTTAATGCTTCTTGTAATTTCTCATAATCTTCTTCACCTAAGCTCTCCATATTTGCAGCAAATGGTGCATTAAGAACCGGCGTTACATCCATTAACGTGAACTCTTTTCCTGTTACGTTGTTAAATGGCTGTTCCGCATTTTCCTTTACTTTGTAGATGGAGCCAACTTCATTCTCTTCTCCTTCAGCTACCTCTACGTAGTTTTCTACGCAGGTATCACAAAAAGCTGCTACATCTGCATTTCCATCCAATAAATTCACTGCAGAACCCTGGTGAGAGTTTCCAAAAAGAACTTGTGAAAAAAGCGGTCCGCCCTCCATTAAATCTTCTTCTGTCAAATCTTTATACGAATCTTGCTCTGTAAAATGAGCAATAATTCCTGAAGATGGCACTTTGAATCCTGAAGTGGAGCTGTTAGACACAAATGAAAACCTCTTGTCCGCTATTGTATCTAAGGAATATTCGCCATCTTTTTTATAATTGTCCTGATCGTCTACATTTACTGCCAGCCAGCTATGATACACTGCGTCATCTAATGTTCCAGACGGACCAGTTGGAACAACGATTGGCTGGATCGCGTCGTTGCCATTCTTTGCTTCAATATAACCTTGAGCACCCATAAATGCTACATCTGCGTTATTATTCACTAACGTCTCAATTGCAATCGCATAATCTGTTGTTAAATGATGCTCTACTTCTTTTCCAGTAGCATCTTCAATTATTCTTCCAATCTCATCACGAGATGATTTCAAATCTTCCCCCGACTCATTGGGGTACCAGACAACATCAATGACATCATCTACTTCCGCTTGCCCTTCTCCTGCACCCGCACTACTTTCTGAACATCCTGCTGCGAATAGAACCAATAAAAGCAAAATACCTAATTTAGTTAACGTTTTCTTCATGGTAACGCTCCTTTTTATTGATAGATTAGTGATTAGAACGGATAATGAGATTTTCATCAGTTTACTTCTGTTAGTAAATAACCCCTCCTTATAATTATTTCCTCTGCTTTTCCTCTCTATTAAAACATGACTTAACTGAATATAGTTTATATTTACAATAGTTTCATAGAACATTTAGCAACTTTACAAATGCTTAACCTTTAATCGATTAACACTTGATTTAAAAAGGAAGGGCTCGTAATCGAACCGACCTCTATTTGCATTCCAAAATCACCATGATAATCTGTACCACCAGTCATGATTAAACCATATTTTTCAGCTAATTCCTCTACTTGTTTATGATCTTTCGCAGTATGATCAGGGTGATTCCGCTCAATACCTCCCAAACCAGCTTCCACAAGTTCCGAAATCATTTCATAGGAATGCAGCTGGCCTGGATGCGCAACAACAGCCACACCTCCATCAGCCACAATCGCTTCTACAGCAAGAAACGCATCCACATATTCAATATCCCCAGCAGCAGGCCCACCTCCCTTAAAAATGTTGTGATACAACGCTTGATACGACTTAGAATCGTATGCAGCCGATGTAATTTGCTGCATAACATGCTGCTTATAAATGGTTTCACTTGGGTGCGCAGCTTTGATCACTGCTTGCGGATCAATCTGATAGCCATGTTTATTAAGCTGGTCAATTTGCCAAAGTGTATGAGCCTGTCTCCTGTCTCGGACCGTTTTACAAAGGGATTCGGTGTGCTTCGCTTCAGGATAATAATTATAGCCAAGTACGTGTACTTTCCGATTTCGTTTCAAATCATAAGCCGATATTTCAATGCCTGGAATTACTTCAATACCGTAACTTTTTCCTAAAGCTTGTTTTTCAGCAAGACCAGCTACGCTATCATGATCAACAAAGCTGATTTGTTTCACCCCATGTTTCACCGCTTGTTCCAGTACTGTTTCCACATGGTCAGAACCATCCGAATAGGTGCTGTGCACATGGAGATCAGCTTTCATACATAACGCCTTCTTTCACAAGCCCGCCCTGACTAAATTGCATATCAAACACGTGGTCACATAATCCATCCATAAATTCTATATCGTGAAAAATACCGACCAGTGTAGTGCCGCTTGCTTTCAGCTTTTCAATCATTTCACGTACTTTCATTTTCGATTGCTGATCCAGACTTGCAGTCGGTTCATCAAGCAATAGCAGTCGTGGTTTTTTGACAGTCGCCATCGCAATATTTAACCGCAGTTTTTCTCCGCCCGAAAATGTATTTGGATAATGATCCCAAAGTTTTTGGTCCAGGTCAAAATGCGTTAACACCTTTTCCGCTTCTAATTTTGCAGTCTCTTCTGTTTCGCCCATTTCCAGTATTGCTTTCTCTACAAGCTCTTTAGATGTTGTTCGCGGCATTACATCCAAAAACTGCGATACATAGCCTATTTCATGCTTTCGTAAATAAAGAATTTCCCGTTCTGTTGCCTGGGTTAAGTCAATCAACCCATAGCGTGCCGAGTTGTAAATAATTTTCCCCGTATCTGGATAGTACGTACGATAAATGCTTTTTAAGA
The nucleotide sequence above comes from Oceanobacillus timonensis. Encoded proteins:
- the phnC gene encoding phosphonate ABC transporter ATP-binding protein is translated as MAFLQIAGLSKSYNNETTVLKDISFNVKAGEFVSIIGPSGAGKSTLLRCINRMVSISDGEVVFDHAPITKLKKRALRQLRTDIGMVFQHYNLVPRLTVIENVLHGRLGYKSTLQGVLGRFTEEEKEHAFFLLRKLGIEEHAYKRCDQLSGGQQQRVGIARALIQNPKLILCDEPIASLDPNASKIIMDHLKSITTELEITCLINLHQVEVAQQYSDRIIGLNQGEVVFVGPNYKLTEEKINHIYGTQMRELITV
- a CDS encoding PhnD/SsuA/transferrin family substrate-binding protein — translated: MKKTLTKLGILLLLVLFAAGCSESSAGAGEGQAEVDDVIDVVWYPNESGEDLKSSRDEIGRIIEDATGKEVEHHLTTDYAIAIETLVNNNADVAFMGAQGYIEAKNGNDAIQPIVVPTGPSGTLDDAVYHSWLAVNVDDQDNYKKDGEYSLDTIADKRFSFVSNSSTSGFKVPSSGIIAHFTEQDSYKDLTEEDLMEGGPLFSQVLFGNSHQGSAVNLLDGNADVAAFCDTCVENYVEVAEGEENEVGSIYKVKENAEQPFNNVTGKEFTLMDVTPVLNAPFAANMESLGEEDYEKLQEALTSDEVADNEGIFVPEDSEGSALFFKSDKERFAPVEDEWFDPIRELQ
- a CDS encoding PHP domain-containing protein; translated protein: MKADLHVHSTYSDGSDHVETVLEQAVKHGVKQISFVDHDSVAGLAEKQALGKSYGIEVIPGIEISAYDLKRNRKVHVLGYNYYPEAKHTESLCKTVRDRRQAHTLWQIDQLNKHGYQIDPQAVIKAAHPSETIYKQHVMQQITSAAYDSKSYQALYHNIFKGGGPAAGDIEYVDAFLAVEAIVADGGVAVVAHPGQLHSYEMISELVEAGLGGIERNHPDHTAKDHKQVEELAEKYGLIMTGGTDYHGDFGMQIEVGSITSPSFLNQVLID
- the phnL gene encoding phosphonate C-P lyase system protein PhnL — its product is MAMLQVKDFGKRFTIHHLGKTRQAVEHIHFSLEQGGFLGIVGKSGSGKSTILKSIYRTYYPDTGKIIYNSARYGLIDLTQATEREILYLRKHEIGYVSQFLDVMPRTTSKELVEKAILEMGETEETAKLEAEKVLTHFDLDQKLWDHYPNTFSGGEKLRLNIAMATVKKPRLLLLDEPTASLDQQSKMKVREMIEKLKASGTTLVGIFHDIEFMDGLCDHVFDMQFSQGGLVKEGVMYES